A stretch of Aythya fuligula isolate bAytFul2 chromosome 1, bAytFul2.pri, whole genome shotgun sequence DNA encodes these proteins:
- the DGAT2 gene encoding diacylglycerol O-acyltransferase 2, producing MKTIIAAYSGVLRGTGSSILSALQDLFWLSKSKVEKQLQIISVLQWVLTFLIMGIACTLILMYILCTDCWAIAALYLAWLVFDWNTPKKGGRRSQWVRNWAIWRYFRDYFPIRLVKTHNLLTTRNYIFGYHPHGIMGLGAFCNFSTEATGVSQKFPGIRPYLATLAGNFRMPILRDYLMSGGICPVNRDSIDYILSKNGSGNAIIIVVGGAAESLNCTPGKNSVTLKNRKGFVKLALRHGADLVPVYSFGENEVYKQVIFEEGSWGRWVQKKFQKHIGFAPCIFHGRGLFSSNTWGLLPYSKPITTVVGEPITIPKIDNPSQKEVDFYHSMYVDSLIKLFDKYKSKFGLPETDVLEVN from the exons gtACTGGATCAAGCATTCTGTCTGCTCTGCAGGACTTGTTCTGGCTATCCAAATCCAAAGTAGAGAAACAACTGCAGATCATCTCCGTGCTGCAATGGGTCCTCACGTTCCTTATCATGG GTATTGCTTGCACTTTAATCCTCATGTACATACTGTGCACAGACTGCTGGGCCATCGCTGCTCTATATTTAGCCTGGCTGGTGTTTGACTGGAACACACCAAAGAAAG GTGGCAGAAGATCCCAATGGGTGAGAAACTGGGCTATATGGAGGTACTTCAGGGATTATTTTCCAATAAGG CTGGTTAAAACCCACAATCTGCTGACCACCAGGAATTACATTTTTGGGTACCATCCACATGGCATCATGGGCTTGGGCGCCTTTTGCAACTTCAGCACAGAGGCCACAGGTGTCAGCCAGAAATTCCCTGGGATCCGACCGTACCTTGCTACCCTGGCTGGGAACTTCAGGATGCCCATTTTGAGGGACTACTTAATGTCTGGAG GTATATGTCCTGTGAACCGTGACAGCATAGACTACATCTTGTCCAAGAATGGCAGTGGCAACGCCATCATCATCGTGGTGGGGGGAGCAGCAGAGTCCCTGAATTGCACCCCAGGAAAGAACTCCGTGACGCTGAAAAATCGGAAAGGATTTGTAAAACTGGCTCTACGGCACGG TGCGGACCTGGTTCCTGTCTACTCCTTCGGGGAGAACGAAGTGTACAAGCAAGTGATCTTCGAGGAGGGTTCCTGGGGAAGATGGGTTCAGAAGAAGTTTCAGAAGCACATTGGCTTTGCTCCGTGCATCTTTCATGGCCGTGGCCTCTTCTCCTCCAACACGTGGGGCTTGTTACCGTACTCCAAGCCCATCACCACTGTCG tTGGCGAGCCCATCACCATCCCCAAAATCGATAATCCATCGCAGAAGGAAGTGGACTTCTACCACAGCATGTACGTGGACTCCCTGATCAAGCTCTTTGACAAGTATAAGAGCAAATTTGGTCTGCCAGAGACTGACGTCTTGGAAGTCAACTGA